The Lutra lutra chromosome 1, mLutLut1.2, whole genome shotgun sequence genomic sequence GGCAACCCTCTTCTGCTCCAGCCAGGTCTGAGAGAGTGGATGGGAAGCTGAGGCGTGCTCTCCCACTGGCCTGCTGACTCCCACCCGCCTGGTGATACTGGTGTGCCTGCAGCGCTGTACTGTTCTGGCCCGGGGCTTGACGGGTGGGTCTCAGGAGCTGTCTGCCTGGTCCCAGTGATCAGAAGGACTTTTGGCTACACGACAGTAAGGGAACCCACCTGGGGAAGGCCCTTGTCTCCCAAGTCCCTTAACAACCTGGCAGAAACTCAAACAACTGAACCAGTTTCCCGACTTCAACAACTACCTGATCTTTGTCCTGACCAGACTTAAGTCAGAAGGTATGCTCTCAGTGCCCTCCCCCGGACTCCGGTGGGACCCCTCTTTCTCCTCCGTGCTCCCCTGaccctctgccttcctgcctcaGATGAGCCAACTCGTTCCCTCAGCGGTCTCATCCTTAAGAACAATGTGAAGGCACATTACCAGAGCTTTCCGCCCCCCGTGGCCGACTTCATCAAGCAGGAGTGCCTGAACAACATTGGCGATGCCTCCTCGCTCATCCGAGCGACCATAGGTGAGAGCGGGTGGCACCCCGAGTTCTTACTCCCAGGAAAGGAGCTTTTCAGTGTGTTAAGGGCATCGATTCACTGGCTGTTCCAGTACATGGTGGGTGGTAGTGCTGTTGGTGTTGCCATTTttcagaggaggacactgaggcacagaggtgtTAAGGGCCTTATTTGGTGAGTAGCAGAGCTCAGAAGCAACCAGCGCTGGTCTGTGCTCTGAACCACTCCCTCCCAAGACAGCCGTTGTTCCCACTCTGGAGGCGGTCACTCAATATCCAGGATTCTTTTTAGATCCTGAGGGTGTAGCACACTCGGAAGACAAGGgcatgctccccaccccctcctgtgGAGTTCATGTTTTCAGCTAGTTCTCACCAGTAATGATGGGGTGAAATGGAAGTTTGGTTTGTGTTTGGACCATCCTGACCCCCAGGAGGGCTGCCTGAGCAAGATAACAGGACaactgagggggcgcctgggtgggttagcgggttaagcctctgccttccgctcagttcatgatctcaggctcctgggattgagccccacatcaggttctctgctcagtggagagcctgcttcctcttctctctctgcttgcctactgtgatctctctctctctgtcaaataaataaataaaatctttaaaaaaaaaaaaaaaggacatctgAGAATTCTCCAGCAATTTTACCTCCCGCCACTTGGCTACTGAGAAACACCAGCCCAGCTCTTTGTTACTGACTTGCTTCTTTTCTCACCTTTACTGAGGTGTAGTTGACATATAGCCGacttctgtttttattgtttagaTTAATGTCAACTTTTAAAAGTTGTCTTTAGAAGAAAGTTCTAtatgacttttaaaagaaaagacatttactTGCAGTAAAGGGAACACAATGTTAAAAATGTGcagtaaagacagaaaaatagtaTTAAGTTTGAGCCAGATACTGTCTTGCTAGAAGTCCTGATCTTGGGGCCTGCTACCCATAGGCCTGATGACACCCCCTGTGAGGCCAGCAGAAGGATCTGGACTTACCAAGTTTACTGCGTAGCTAGGTTCTGCTCTGAGTGTTTGAATTAAGGTATTGAAACTTCAGTAGCCCTAGGAGCGTGTGCTTTTATCCGCCAGTGAGCCACAGAGAGGTTGGGCCATGTGGCCAAGGTCGCACAGGAAGGGATGGGACTGGGACTGGGCCTGCATTCCCAAGTCCTCACAGTCTCCCTGGTGCAGGTAACATCTTCCCTagcagaagcaggaggcaggGTCATCTGGAGGGATGGTGGGGCAGAGTTATCCCTGCTGGGAAAACACTGCCACCTCCTGGCTTCTAGTACCCTCTCTGCACTGCTCTCACCCTACTTCAGCTCGGCTGCCTCTTGGCCCTCGCTCTGTGCATACCTATTGCAGGCTGCCCGTGGGCCTCTGCAAGTCTCCCCAGGGCTTTACGGGCTGCCACAACCTGCGCCTGTCCCCTCTCAGCCCTCAccacctccctctgcccgcccccaccTCCGCCCTCTGGCTCCTCACCCATCTTGGAGCGCACCTGGCCTGCCCTTGCCCCAGGCCTTTTGCgcacctgcctttccctctgcctgggctgcAGGATGCTCTTGCCCCGGGGAATTGGATCGCTCCTTCCTCGTCTCTTTTAGGTCTTTGCTCCAATGGCAAGGTATCACCTTGGGTGAGGCCTGTTCTAgccacccatttttaaaatggggcgACTGGCTGATTTGGTCAGAGGAGCCTGAGACTCTCGATCTTGGgatcataagttcaagccccatgctgggtgtagagattactgaaaaaataaaaacataaataaacttaaaaaaaaaaattgccacccTCAACCTCAGCCGTTGCCTGTGTCTTTTCTGCTTTACTACGCACCCCCCTTAGCTTTCGGCGCCTAGCCTCCCAGGTCTTTTgctgattgatttttatatttgttaactttttaaaaaagagattatatatatgtatatatatacatacatatatatgtatgtatatgtatatatgtatatgcacatacatatatatatatataattaaaagattttacttatttatttgacagatggagatcacaagtaggcagagaagcaggcagagagccccatgtggggctccatcccaggaccctgggatcatgacctgagccaaaggcagaggctttaacccactgagccacccaggcaccccaagattttatttatttttttgacagagacacagcgagagggaacagaagtagggggtgtgggagagggagaagcaggcttcctgccgagcagggagccgatgcggggctcgatcccagcacactgggatcatgacctgagctgaaggcagacgcttaatgactgagccacccaggtgccccttgctgaTTTATTTTTACCTTGAAACCTCTCTCACTAGATAGCTCCCAATAGCAGGGATTTTGCCTTTAGTTCTGTGCTGCATCCCAGAGCCTGCAGCGGAGCTGGCTTACAGCTCAGAGGACCTCGAATGGAGTGGGTAGGGCTTCTGGGGGACTGCACACAGAAAGCCTGTGAGCCCGAGAAGCGAGTGCGCGGCGGGCCCGCACCCAGCACCCATCCTGAGGCAGCGTCCTCTCCCGGCTGCCGCAGGCATTCTCATCACCACCATCGCTTCCAAGGGCGAGCTGCAGATGTGGCCTGAGCTGCTGCCCCAGCTGTGCAACCTCCTCAACTCGGAGGATTATAACACCTGTGAGGTAGGTGACCAGCTGTGGCCCACCTGGGTGGGAGCTGGGACGGACCGGGGTTCACAGCTGTTTGCCTACTCCTCTCCGCTCAGGGAGCCTTCGGAGCCCTGCAGAAGATCTGCGAAGACTCATCTGAGCTCCTGGACAGTGATGCCCTCAACAGGCCGCTCAACATCATGATCCCCAAGTTCTTACAGTTCTTCAAGCATTGCAGCCCAAAGATCCGGTGAGTTCGACTCCCCGGGGCTCCCGGGGCGGGAGGGGTCTGGAGGGGGCGTGGTCTGGAGGGGGCGTGGTCAGGGTTGACCCAGGTGCCCGCTTCCTGCCAGGTCCCATGCCATCGCCTGCGTGAACCAGTTCATCATGGACCGGGCCCAGGCGCTGATGGACAACATCGACACGTTCATCGAGGTGGGCTGCCGGGCTGGGAGTGAGCAGGGCAAGGGCCGAGCGCCATGCTGTCGCTGATCCCACCTTCCCTGCAGCACCTGTTCGCCCTGGCTGTGGACGATGACCCTGAGGTGCGGAAGAACGTGTGCCGTGCCCTGGTGATGCTGCTAGAAGTTCGGATTGACAGGCTCATCCCCCACATGCACAGCATTATCCAGGTGAGCCCTGCCAGGCAGGTGCACACGTGCTGGGGGGCAGGCGGGTTGGGGGAGGCACCCCTGGCTGGACCGGGCCTTAGCCTTTCTCCCACTCTGCCCTAGTACATGCTGCAGAGGACCCAGGACCATGATGAGAACGTGGCCCTGGAGGCCTGTGAGTTCTGGCTGACGCTGGCCGAGCAGCCCATCTGCAAGGAAGTCCTGGCCTCCCACCTGGTCCAGTGAGTGCcactcctgccctctgccccacctcagcCTCTGTCCCTTGCTGTGCTCTGCCTTCCCTCTGGTTATCCCCTGTGTTACCCTCAGtctgtgttctctatctctctttacTTTCTATCCCTGCGTATGTTTATTTAGCAAGTATGGTAGTTTTTAATGACTTAGAAATTAGGTAAGTTAcaggtgaaaaaaatgaagttgacaGAGGCTTCAGGTATAGCTGGATCCAGGTGCTCAAAGGATGTAAAAGACGTCAATATGGTCTCCGATCTACACACTCTGTGTTGTCTTTGTCATCAGGCCCGACCTTCCTCCTTTGTAGTGTTGTGGCTTTCTGCTACCTTCAAGCTTAGGGACCTCAGAGGAAAGAAATTCTGTCTCAGCTAGTATCTGCAGCACAAGTCTTAGGGCTGACCCTCCTTGACTAACTTGGATCACTTGCCTATCGCCAAGTCATGAATCAAAGTTTCCAGTCCCCAGGTGCATGGGGTCCAGCTGGGGAGACTGGCTGCCCTGCCTCTTTGCTTGTTTGACGTGGCCCATCCCGGGGAAGAGCCTTAAGTCCTCCTTGCCTTACAGTATGCTAGGGAGCAGCCACTGTCCTAAGCTTTTTGGTGTATTCAGAGGTCTAGAATTCCCTGAGTGGCCAGGTCTGGGTCAGGAACCCTCTTGTGGAGCCAGGAGTGGTGTCCACTTTGTCTCAGTCCCAGCCGCTAAAACTAGGTCAGGATAATACCCCTAAGTTCCATACACTGCTTCTTGGCTCGATGCTTCCCCCTTGATGAGCAGCGTCTCTCCCAACAGGTTGATCCCCATCCTGGTGAATGGGATGAAATACTCAGAAATCGACATCATTCTGCTCAAGGTCAGTCAGGGCCCACTGTCGGGCATGCACGGGCAGGTGAGGGCCGGGGCATTGAGGCTGGGGGCCCCGCTGGTGCTTAGTGGTCTGCCCGGCCCCACAGGGGGACGTGGAGGAGGACGAGGCAGTCCCTGACAGCGAGCAGGACATCAAGCCACGTTTCCATAAGTCCCGCACAGTGACACTGCCCCATGAGGCTGAGCGGCCCGATGGCTCGGAGGACGCAGAGGACGATGATGATGACGATGCTTTGTCTGACTGGAATCTGAGTGCGTGGCCCGGCCtgtgggggctgggtgggtgggggagggcagcaaGCCCAGGGGCTGCCTCTCTCGGGAGGTGATGAGAGGCCTACTCAGAGCAGATGGTGAAGGTGCTCACATGATCTCTGATCCTGGGGCTACAGTCTCGGAGGCTGGCAGCCTGTCCAAAAGGGCTTCCCTGAACCTGCCTCCTCATCTCCCCTCCCGTCCCAGGGAAGTGCTCGGCAGCTGCGCTGGACGTCCTGGCCAATGTCTTCCGGGAGGAGCTGCTGCCCCAcctactccccctgctcaagGGACTCCTCTTCCACCCTGAGTGGGTGGTCAAAGAGTCAGGCATCCTGGTGCTGGGCGCCATCGCTGAGGGTGAGTGCCCCGCTGGTTGGTGTGGGAGGGCCTGACCCCGAGCCCTGTGCTGGCACGGCACTCCGGAGCTGGCCCGGGCCGGGCTGTGCTGTGTAGCCGTGGGGCCCGGCTGAGCCCGGCTGAGCCCACCTgcaggttctttctctctctcagaggcCTGCTCAGTCCCCGCCAAACAGCTCTGGGACAGAAATCTTCCCCTCCGCCTCTGGGCCTGAATGGAACCCCCGGGcgccctccaaaataaataaaattttaaaaatttatttttttattattattttttaaaagattttatttatttatttgacagagatcacaagtaggcagagaggcaggcagggggagggggaaagcaggcttcctcctgagcagagagcccgatgccaggcttgatcccaggaccctgagatcatgacctgagccaaaggcagaggctttagctcactgcaccacccaggcgccccatattgcttaagtttaacaaaaaaaaaaaataggggggcgcctgggtggctcagtgggttaaacctctgccttcggctcaggtcatggtctcagggtcctgggatcgagccccgcatcgggctctctgctacagcggtgagcctgcttccccctctctctgcctgcctctctgcctacttgtgatttctctctctctctgtcaaataaataaataaaatcttaaaaaaaaaaaaaaaatagggacgcctgggtggctcagttggttaagcagctgccttcggctcaggtcatgatcccagcatcctgggatcgagtcccacatcgggctccttgctcatcggggagcctgcttctccctctgcctgccattctgtctgcctgtgcttgcgctctctctctctctctctctgacaaataaataaataaaatctttaaaaaaaaaaataaataaaggaaagaggcgcctgcatggctcagttgatcgagcatctgactcttgatctcagctcaggccttaatctcagggctgtgagttcaaaccctgcactaggctccaagctgggcatgcagcctacttaaaaaaataaaatgaaaaaataattttttttttaagatttctatttatttatttgacagagagagacaccacgagagagggaacacaagcagggggagtgggagagggagaagcagggttcccgctgagcagaaagcccgatgtggggcttgatcccagaaccctgggatcatgacctgagctgaaggcagaggcttaatgactgagccactcaggtgccccccaaaataaataaaattttaaaaattgaaagaaaagtaCATTCCATCCATGTTGGTCACTGTGCTGCCTGGCCATCTGTGAATCCGTGAGTGACCATGCCAGGGTGGCGCCGACGGAGGGGAAAGGCAGATTCGGATGCCGCCTCCCACCCTGGCTTTCCCAGCCTCGGCGTCCCCCGCGTTAGGTGCTGCTGAGCTCTGCCCAGGAGGGTGGCTGTGGCTGGCTCCAGTGGGGCTCAGGCTTGCCCTCATGCCCGTCCCTGTAGGCTGCATGCAGGGCATGGTGCCCTACCTGCCTGAGCTGATCCCGCACCTCATCCAGTGCCTGTCGGACAAGAAGGCCCTGGTCCGCTCCATTGCCTGCTGGACGCTGAGCCGCTACGCCCACTGGGTGGTCAGCCAGCCCCCCGACATGCACCTCAAGCCCCTGATGACAGAGCTGCTCAAGCGTATCCTGGATGGCAACAAGAGGGTGCAGGAGGCGGCCTGCAGGTGACCCTCGACCCCCGGCCCCCTcggcccccgcccctgccccaccaGCTGCCTTCTGGGAAGTGATGACACTCGTGATCTTGACATCATGCTGATTTCTTACGTATTCGTACTGTCTGATCCCAAGGGCATCCCTTTCCCCTCCCGTCCCCCACAGGCCCAGCCCCACCTGTGGCCGTCCACTAAATCCCTTCCCTACTCCAGTGCCTTTGCCaccctggaggaggaggcctgCACGGAGCTGGTACCCTACCTCAGCTATATCCTGGACACCCTTGTCTTCGCCTTCGGCAAGTACCAGCACAAGAACCTGCTCATCCTCTACGATGCTATCGGCACCCTGGCTGACTCCGTGGGCCACCACCTCAACCAGCCGGTGAGACCCCACagcatctccctctctcaagcCCTGTGCTCCTCTGCTGCCAGTGGGACATGGCCGTGACCTCAACAGGCAGACAGACCTGGCCCCCGCCCTCGCCCTGCTCTCAgtctagtgggggagacagagagttATGAGACAGTGTGGTAAGTGCTGTGCTAGGGAAGCTCAGGGGCCTGCAGGAACCAGGAGGGGCTGACCCTGGCTCCGAGGGGGCGGAGTGGGGCGGGTGGGGCATGGACAGTGAGAAGGGAGCCGCTGAGCTGGCCCTGGAGGTCTGGCTGGATGGCAGGGCCTCATAGGGCCCCCTGAGCCACAGCAAGGAGCTCAGATCTCATCGCTCAGGCAGTAGGTGCCTCTGAGTCACAGGGAGCCCTGCTGGTGCCAGGCTGCCCCTCCTACCCAGGAAGCCCCAACTTCATGCTTCCTCTCCAGGAATACATCCAGAAGCTGATGCCTCCGCTGATCCAGAAGTGGAACGAGCTCAAGGATGAAGACAAGGACCTTTTCCCTCTGTTGGAGGTGggtgggctcctggctggctcccaAAGCCCCGCCCCATTCTTCCCGAATTcacctctcctgccctcctcccgaACAGTGCCTGTCGTCGGTGGCCACTGCCCTGCAGAGCGGCTTCCTGCCCTACTGCGAGCCCGTCTACCAGCGCTGCGTCACCCTGGTGCAGAAGACTCTGGCCCAGGCCATGGTGAGCATTCCACTGCCCCTCCGCTCCTCTGCGGCTACCCTGGCCCCGGCCCACTCCCCTTACGTGCCCGGCCGCCCCGTCTTTGCCCAGATGTACACCCAGCACCCTGAGCAGTACGAGGCGCCCGACAAGGACTTCATGATCGTGGCGCTGGACCTGCTCAGCGGCCTGGCCGAGGGCCTGGGCGGCCACGTGGAACAGCTGGTGGCCCGCAGCAACATCATGACGCTGCTGTTCCAGTGCATGCAGGTGGGtggcccctcacccccaccccgtgAGCCCGCTGGCGGCGGGGCAGGCCTCTTGTGGTGACGCGAGGCCCTGGGGTGCCGAGCGGACATCTGGAGGAGGGGACCCACAGGGGAGAAACAtgcttgtctttattttaaaaagtgattcaaATAAGGCATGACTCAAATCTCATTGAATAAGCTAatgacagagaaaattaaaaagaaaaatgagaggcgcctggccggctcagtcggtagagcacgtgactcttgatctcagtcagggttatgagttctagccccacgctgggcaaggacatgacataaaaaaaaagtggaagaaatacaaaagcagAAGCTCCCCTAGCTCTATACATACGCACGCCCGGTGTGTCAGGGTGGGCAGTGGCTAGGACTGCTCCCTGCCTAGTGGTACCCTGAGCGAGGCAGGGGTATACTGTGGTTCAGTGTGCCCTAAGTCCCAGCTTTACAGATGGGGCCCGTGATGGGAAGTGACAGGGTCAGGCTGTGCCCCAGGGACTGCTCCCCCAGCTGCTCTACCCTGAGGGACTAGTCAGGACCCCAGCTGGTTGGGGGGCACAGAGCCTTGCCACACTGACCCTTCTctgacccccgcccccaggacTCCATGCCTGAGGTCCGGCAGAGCTCCTTCGCCCTCCTGGGAGATCTCACCAAAGCCTGCTTCATCCACGTCAAGCCCTGTATCGGTAGGACGCCCCTCTTTTCATGACCCCATGACCCCAACTCTGGCCTCAAGTGATGAAGAAATGACTTTGGGAGGACAGTGACCAAACTGGGTCGTATTCGTACTGTCTGATGGGGTCAACCGGGCCGGGTCCAGGAGCTCGCCCTGGCTGGCCCTCCTGCTGAgcactcctcctcctctccaccagcCGAGTTCATGCCCATCCTGGGCACCAACCTGAACCCTGAGTTCATCTCTGTCTGCAACAATGCCACCTGGGCCATCGGTGAGATCTGCATGCAGATGGGTGAGTCCCTGGCAGTCCCCGCCCCTCACTCCTCCGTGGCCTGTTCCCCGCGGGGCGCTGGACCTGGGCTCGGCCTGACAGGTCCACATAAGAGAGCCCTGGGGCTTCTTGAGTGCCTCTGTGGTGGGGCGTGCAAGGAGACTTCTCTGAGTCCATTTCCTCCGGCATCCTGGCCGGATGGCTGAAAGGGCACCCGTGGTTGGTTTTTCCAAAGAGGCTGAATGGGCAGTGGGTTCTGTTTGGACTGTTGGTGGCCTCCCGCCCTGTGCAGTTGGCTGAAGGACCCACTGTGATTGCTGGGGAGATTGTGGCcatgtcctccctccccctccccccacagggaATCTGTGGGTAATGGTGGCCTGACCCTGGTGTTGAACAGTAGCTCCAAGGAAGCTTCTGGTGTTTGGAAGGTGTGGGTCCGTCCCTGGATGGTCATGGGTCCTGAGCGGGGCACCAGCTGGAGAATGTTCTTTGTCCCCTCGCTGGTTGCAGTTGGCCAGTGTCTGGGTGCAGCTGGGGATAAGCAGGGGTGCTGTGGGCTCCGTGGGGCTCTGACTGACGGGTCCCCCAGGGGCGGAGATGCAGCCCTACGTGCAGATGGTCCTCAACAACCTGGTGGAGATCATCAACCGGCCCAACACACCCAAGACGCTGCTAGAAAACACAGGTGGGCACCAGGCCTGAGCAGTTGCCGTTCCCTTTCCTGGACTCGGGCTGCCCGGCGGGGAGGGTACCGGTGAAGAGACTTTGGGAAAGAACCAGGGATGGTGTCTGGGAAGACCCGAGAGGGGGTTCTGGAAGAGCTCCAGGGAAGATGCTGGGCTCATCGGGGGAGACCCTGGTGGGGCCTATTCCCTTGGGGCCCACGGGGCGGGGCTGGTGCCTCGTGCCAGAGGCCCCGCCACGTACCGTCCCGGGGCCGCTCGGGGTTGCAGGTCGCCTGACGAGTCCCTCTGCCATTCCAGCCATCACCATCGGCCGCCTGGGCTACGTGTGCCCACAGGAGGTGGCCCCCATGCTGCAGCAGTTCATCCGGCCCTGGTGTGTGACACCCCATCCCTCCcgtgtcccctcccccaacccaagtGGGGCCTGCGTCGGGCGGCTTGGGCAGCAGGGCGGGTGGGGCGGGCCTGACCCGTTCCCAG encodes the following:
- the TNPO2 gene encoding transportin-2 isoform X2 — its product is MDWQPDEQGLQQVLQLLKDSQSPNTATQRIVQDKLKQLNQFPDFNNYLIFVLTRLKSEDEPTRSLSGLILKNNVKAHYQSFPPPVADFIKQECLNNIGDASSLIRATIGILITTIASKGELQMWPELLPQLCNLLNSEDYNTCEGAFGALQKICEDSSELLDSDALNRPLNIMIPKFLQFFKHCSPKIRSHAIACVNQFIMDRAQALMDNIDTFIEHLFALAVDDDPEVRKNVCRALVMLLEVRIDRLIPHMHSIIQYMLQRTQDHDENVALEACEFWLTLAEQPICKEVLASHLVQLIPILVNGMKYSEIDIILLKGDVEEDEAVPDSEQDIKPRFHKSRTVTLPHEAERPDGSEDAEDDDDDDALSDWNLRKCSAAALDVLANVFREELLPHLLPLLKGLLFHPEWVVKESGILVLGAIAEGCMQGMVPYLPELIPHLIQCLSDKKALVRSIACWTLSRYAHWVVSQPPDMHLKPLMTELLKRILDGNKRVQEAACSAFATLEEEACTELVPYLSYILDTLVFAFGKYQHKNLLILYDAIGTLADSVGHHLNQPEYIQKLMPPLIQKWNELKDEDKDLFPLLECLSSVATALQSGFLPYCEPVYQRCVTLVQKTLAQAMMYTQHPEQYEAPDKDFMIVALDLLSGLAEGLGGHVEQLVARSNIMTLLFQCMQDSMPEVRQSSFALLGDLTKACFIHVKPCIAEFMPILGTNLNPEFISVCNNATWAIGEICMQMGAEMQPYVQMVLNNLVEIINRPNTPKTLLENTAITIGRLGYVCPQEVAPMLQQFIRPWCTSLRNIRDNEEKDSAFRGICMMIGVNPGGVVQDFIFFCDAVASWVSPKDDLRDMFYKILHGFKDQVGEENWQQFSEQFPPLLKERLAAFYGV
- the TNPO2 gene encoding transportin-2 isoform X3, whose product is MDWQPDEQGLQQVLQLLKDSQSPNTATQRIVQDKLKQLNQFPDFNNYLIFVLTRLKSEDEPTRSLSGLILKNNVKAHYQSFPPPVADFIKQECLNNIGDASSLIRATIGILITTIASKGELQMWPELLPQLCNLLNSEDYNTCEGAFGALQKICEDSSELLDSDALNRPLNIMIPKFLQFFKHCSPKIRSHAIACVNQFIMDRAQALMDNIDTFIEHLFALAVDDDPEVRKNVCRALVMLLEVRIDRLIPHMHSIIQYMLQRTQDHDENVALEACEFWLTLAEQPICKEVLASHLVQLIPILVNGMKYSEIDIILLKGDVEEDEAVPDSEQDIKPRFHKSRTVTLPHEAERPDGSEDAEDDDDDDALSDWNLRKCSAAALDVLANVFREELLPHLLPLLKGLLFHPEWVVKESGILVLGAIAEGCMQGMVPYLPELIPHLIQCLSDKKALVRSIACWTLSRYAHWVVSQPPDMHLKPLMTELLKRILDGNKRVQEAACR
- the TNPO2 gene encoding transportin-2 isoform X1; the protein is MDWQPDEQGLQQVLQLLKDSQSPNTATQRIVQDKLKQLNQFPDFNNYLIFVLTRLKSEDEPTRSLSGLILKNNVKAHYQSFPPPVADFIKQECLNNIGDASSLIRATIGILITTIASKGELQMWPELLPQLCNLLNSEDYNTCEGAFGALQKICEDSSELLDSDALNRPLNIMIPKFLQFFKHCSPKIRSHAIACVNQFIMDRAQALMDNIDTFIEHLFALAVDDDPEVRKNVCRALVMLLEVRIDRLIPHMHSIIQYMLQRTQDHDENVALEACEFWLTLAEQPICKEVLASHLVQLIPILVNGMKYSEIDIILLKGDVEEDEAVPDSEQDIKPRFHKSRTVTLPHEAERPDGSEDAEDDDDDDALSDWNLRKCSAAALDVLANVFREELLPHLLPLLKGLLFHPEWVVKESGILVLGAIAEGCMQGMVPYLPELIPHLIQCLSDKKALVRSIACWTLSRYAHWVVSQPPDMHLKPLMTELLKRILDGNKRVQEAACSAFATLEEEACTELVPYLSYILDTLVFAFGKYQHKNLLILYDAIGTLADSVGHHLNQPEYIQKLMPPLIQKWNELKDEDKDLFPLLECLSSVATALQSGFLPYCEPVYQRCVTLVQKTLAQAMMYTQHPEQYEAPDKDFMIVALDLLSGLAEGLGGHVEQLVARSNIMTLLFQCMQDSMPEVRQSSFALLGDLTKACFIHVKPCIAEFMPILGTNLNPEFISVCNNATWAIGEICMQMGAEMQPYVQMVLNNLVEIINRPNTPKTLLENTGRLTSPSAIPAITIGRLGYVCPQEVAPMLQQFIRPWCTSLRNIRDNEEKDSAFRGICMMIGVNPGGVVQDFIFFCDAVASWVSPKDDLRDMFYKILHGFKDQVGEENWQQFSEQFPPLLKERLAAFYGV
- the TNPO2 gene encoding transportin-2 isoform X4; this encodes MDWQPDEQGLQQVLQLLKDSQSPNTATQRIVQDKLKQLNQFPDFNNYLIFVLTRLKSEDEPTRSLSGLILKNNVKAHYQSFPPPVADFIKQECLNNIGDASSLIRATIGILITTIASKGELQMWPELLPQLCNLLNSEDYNTCEGAFGALQKICEDSSELLDSDALNRPLNIMIPKFLQFFKHCSPKIRSHAIACVNQFIMDRAQALMDNIDTFIEHLFALAVDDDPEVRKNVCRALVMLLEVRIDRLIPHMHSIIQYMLQRTQDHDENVALEACEFWLTLAEQPICKEVLASHLVQLIPILVNGMKYSEIDIILLKGDVEEDEAVPDSEQDIKPRFHKSRTVTLPHEAERPDGSEDAEDDDDDDALSDWNLRKCSAAALDVLANVFREELLPHLLPLLKGLLFHPEWVVKESGILVLGAIAEGCMQGMVPYLPELIPHLIQCLSDKKALVRSIACWTLSRYAHWVVSQPPDMHLKPLMTELLKRILDGNKRVQEAACSAFATLEEEACTELVPYLSYILDTLVFAFGKYQHKNLLILYDAIGTLADSVGHHLNQPEYIQKLMPPLIQKWNELKDEDKDLFPLLECLSSVATALQSGFLPYCEPVYQRCVTLVQKTLAQAMMYTQHPEQYEAPDKDFMIVALDLLSGLAEGLGGHVEQLVARSNIMTLLFQCMQDSMPEVRQSSFALLGDLTKACFIHVKPCIAEFMPILGTNLNPEFISVCNNATWAIGEICMQMGAEMQPYVQMVLNNLVEIINRPNTPKTLLENTAITIGRLGYVCPQEVAPMLQQFIRPWCTSLRNIRDNEEKDSAFRGICMMIGVNPGGVVQDFIFFCDAVASWVSPKDDLRDMFYKILHGFKDQVGEENWQQFSEQFPPLLKERLAAFYGVSVCVVGGVAGERAASRSRRALVEGG